A genomic segment from Labrus bergylta chromosome 3, fLabBer1.1, whole genome shotgun sequence encodes:
- the uacab gene encoding uveal autoantigen with coiled-coil domains and ankyrin repeats isoform X2: MKSLKYRLKKHEVTITNTDWNKYDDRLMKAVERSEVDKVAAVLSKKGIIPTKLDVEGRSAFHLAATRGHLECLNLILGHSVDITGTDATGKNALHLACRNGHSLCVQKLLQHNCPVGNVDLQGRTALHDAVMAGCSSSVKLLCDSGASVNASDFDGRTPLVLATQMCHPRICQLLLERGADITTRDKQNKTALILGCEFGCKDAVEVLLKNGIDVKAVDGLGHDAFHYARLSKNQELAAVVKSYLDKVSRDKEAAKMEQWKRQHSVERSEAAEACRRDQIIHDLERQNETMQESLRKYHQEQRVLLDKVNMLQQQLTQEKITVEDTQKEREQLKVLLSAKEREEGARGLETVKVQLRSTLGDYSGQSVIKGKENSFIKQAHSLDSDQTPQKVAMMRSMSRPPERSPTAVAWDLSGELDTLRHELEAVKRRQQAADEETARLQSALNRKTRECHELVQSRDAIQKQADQQVQELEDALGDVQKRMLDSECKVKQLQAHVVAVKEHLGGQSTEELRSQLQDIKAKYEGASAEVGRVRNRLKQSEKALEEYKSSESQLAAEAERLNQDLGALTAERDELGETLLEMEDQLKEAQTKHGNTVPAEKFDNMKNLLTNAVDEKERQIAELREDYDRVLEEVAELHQKLDGPSSHGGSGAMSEEQQRILGALEEQNATLKRKLVDLTSKSQTLIQEVEETEEERDILREQLDEFNSRIGFDLIPVKDHDEARRNMVTALEDLEDKLVEASERYGKAEAQVQQLQAERTSLQENISSLKIAREEKQTETDDLRSQNADLMKKLEILQKKCDDRDKECVQLSTQSQTLKESLEGEYVPRQQHEQVKVEFSSTLESVKAEMLKLETKGRESGEELKNVKERNDMLKEEWEKVQLEMKTDYISIKDHKCVLDKLNAAVVEAENRAKEASGMHVSAQEENVRLTQELEAQKIELDTIQEAIQSKFIPLTAAEEKENSYSTQVKELTVKLLEIEEKYNKERSAGESIKQEKEKLKVEMESVQQRLDTAIVTSEKHKDVEGEFKGKFEELTKKLVDLELEYEELTRQKADLQEQNAHCNTQIQNLQERLKSELTRIATYDTELKALNDAMQQAQADCKKAREAQQEEAQRVCALQKELQERRGDQAALLLEHAKANDALEAEVAKLRLALREEEENNAQRAEDVSALQSELLQATQALEEIHYPEDQMNELKKEKRQLEEEAANLSNKLLSLAEECEEAQRGATRAKEGETRARAEMEAVQEKRHAIEREIRELKERYDESLSTICDLQKRIQTSAQQTESKDKKITELLTDVERLKQALNGLSQLAYTSNVPNKRQTQHMDTLQAQIKSLQQQLADAERQHREVVSIYRTHLLSAAQGHMDEDVQAALLQIIRMRQEFVC; encoded by the exons ATGAAGAGCCTCAAGTATCGATTGAAAAAGCACGAAGTTACGATCaca AACACAGACTGGAACAAGTATGACGACCGGCTGATGAAGGCGGTGGAACGTAGCGAGGTGGACAAGGTTGCTGCTGTTCTTAGCAAGAAGGGCATCATCCCCACCAAGCTCGACGTAGAAGGACGTTCTGC CTTTCATTTGGCCGCAACACGAGGACACCTGGAATGTCTCAATCTCATCCTGGGACACAGTGTTGACATCACTGGGACTGACGCCACTG GTAAAAATGCTCTCCATCTGGCTTGCAGAAATGGACATTCGCTTTGTGTGCAGAAACTCTTGCAG CACAACTGTCCAGTTGGGAATGTGGACCTACAAGGAAGAACCGCTCTACATGATGCTG TCATGGCCGGCTGCTCCTCCAGCGTGAAACTTCTCTGTGACAGCGGAGCGTCTGTGAATGCCAGTGATTTT gaCGGGAGGACACCTCTGGTTCTTGCAACCCAGATGTGTCATCCACGCATCTgtcagctgctgctggagcGAGGGGCTGACATCACCACGAgggacaaacaaaacaa AACGGCGCTGATCCTGGGTTGTGAGTTTGGCTGTAAGGATGCGGTTGAGGTGTTGCTGAAGAACGGCATTGACGTGAAGGCAGTTGACGGTTTGGGCCACGATGCATTTCACTACGCTCGCCTCAGCAAGAACCAGGAGCTTGCTGCAGTAGTCAAAAGTTATCTCGATAAAGTCTCAAGAG ataAAGAAGCTGCAAAGATGGAACAGTGGAAGCGACAG CATTCAGTGGAGAGATCAGAGGCTGCTGAGGCTTGTAGAAGGGATCAGATCATACAT gATTTAGAGAGGCAGAACGAGACCATGCAGGAGAGTCTCAGAAAGTACCACCAGGAGCAGAGAGTCCTTTTAGATAAGGTCAATATGCTGCAACAACAGCTcacacag GAGAAGATTACTGTGGAAGACACTCAGAAAGAG AGGGAGCAGTTGAAAGTGTTACTCAGTgccaaagaaagagaggaaggggCTCGAGGCTTGGAGACTGTCAAAGTCCAGCTCCGGAGCACTTTG GGGGATTACTCCGGGCAGTCTGTTATCAAAG GTAAAGAGAACTCTTTCATCAAACAAGCTCACAGCCTGGATTCTGATCAG acacCTCAGAAAGTTGCAATGATGCGTTCCATGTCCCGACCTCCAGAGAGGAGTCCCACTGCTGTGGCCTGGGACCTCTCTGGTGAACTGGACACACTCCGACATGAGCTCGAGGCCGTTAAGAGAAGACAACAGGCAGCAGATGAAGAGACGGCACGGCTTCAATCTGCCTTGAACCGTAAAACCCGAGAATGCCATGAGCTGGTCCAGAGCCGAGACGCCATCCAGAAGCAGGCAGACCAGCAGGTGCAAGAGCTCGAGGACGCCTTGGGGGATGTCCAGAAGAGGATGCTGGATTCTGAGTGTAAAGTCAAGCAGCTCCAAGCCCATGTGGTCGCCGTTAAGGAACATTTGGGAGGCCAGTCGACTGAGGAACTGCGTTCCCAGCTGCAAGATATCAAAGCCAAGTATGAAGGTGCTTCAGCAGAAGTGGGCCGCGTTCGTAACCGCCTCAAACAGAGTGAGAAGGCCTTAGAAGAGTACAAGAGCAGCGAGAGCCAGCTAGCAGCCGAGGCAGAGAGGCTGAACCAAGACCTGGGAGCTCTGACTGCAGAAAGAGATGAACTAGGCGAAACCCTTTTAGAAATGGAAGACCAGCTGAAGGAGGCCCAGACTAAACATGGCAACACAGTTCCTGCTGAGAAGTTTGACAACATGAAAAACCTGCTGACCAACGCAGTCGATGAAAAAGAACGGCAGATTGCTGAGCTGAGGGAAGACTACGATCGCGTGCTGGAGGAGGTGGCTGAGCTCCATCAAAAGCTGGATGGTCCATCATCACACGGGGGATCAGGGGCGATGtctgaggagcagcagaggataCTGGGAGCTCTGGAAGAGCAAAATGCaacactgaaaagaaaactgGTGGATTTGACTTCAAAAAGTCAGACTCTGAttcaggaggtggaggagactgaagaggaaagagataTCTTACGAGAGCAGCTGGATGAGTTTAACAGCAGGATCGGGTTCGACCTTATACCCGTTAAAGATCACGATGAAGCTCGGAGGAACATGGTGACTGCGTTGGAGGACCTGGAGGACAAACTGGTGGAGGCCAGTGAACGCTACGGAAAAGCAGAGGCACAAGTACAGCAGCTTCAGGCGGAGAGGACCTCGCTGCAGGAGAATATCAGCAGCCTCAAAATTGCTCGTGAAGAGAAGCAGACCGAGACGGATGATCTGAGATCTCAAAATGCAGACCTGATGAAGAAACTTGAAATTTTGCAGAAGAAATGTGACGATAGAGATAAAGAATGTGTACAACTGAGCACACAGAGCCAGACTCTGAAAGAGAGCTTGGAGGGCGAGTATGTTCCCAGACAGCAGCATGAGCAGGTGAAGGTGGAGTTTAGCTCCACCTTAGAGAGTGTTAAAGCTGAGATGTTGAAGTTGGAGACCAAGGGAAGAGAAAGTGGTGAAGAACTGAAgaatgtgaaagaaagaaaCGATATGTTGAAAGAAGAGTGGGAAAAAGTCCAGTTGGAGATGAAAACAGACTATATAAGTATTAAGGACCACAAATGTGTCCTAGATAAGTTGAATGCTGCTGTGGTGGAGGCAGAGAATAGAGCAAAGGAAGCGTCTGGGATGCATGTGTCGGCTCAGGAGGAAAACGTCAGACTTACCCAAGAGTTGGAGGCTCAGAAAATAGAACTTGATACCATACAGGAAGCTATTCAGTCTAAGTTTATCCCACTGACAGCAGCCGAGGAGAAAGAAAACTCCTACAGCACCCAGGTGAAGGAGTTGACAGTAAAGCTGTTGGAAATAGAAGAGAAATATAACAAAGAAAGGTCTGCTGGAGAGAGCATCAAACAGGAGAAAGAGAAACTAAAAGTTGAGATGGAATCTGTTCAGCAGAGACTGGACACTGCGATAGTCACCAGTGAGAAGCACAAAGACGTGGAGGGAGAGTTCAAGGGTAAATTTGAAGAATTGACCAAGAAGTTGGTCGACTTAGAGCTGGAGTACGAGGAATTAACACGGCAGAAAGCTGATCTTCAGGAGCAGAATGCCCACTGCAACACACAGATCCAGAACCTCCAGGAGCGTCTGAAATCAGAGTTGACCCGGATTGCAACATATGACACGGAGCTTAAAGCCCTCAACGATGCCATGCAGCAAGCCCAGGCTGACTGCAAGAAAGCGAGAGAGGCTCAGCAGGAGGAGGCTCAAAGGGTTTGTGCCTTACAAAAAGAGCTGCAAGAACGCCGCGGGGATCAGGCTGCTCTGCTGCTCGAACACGCAAAAGCCAATGACGCCCTGGAGGCTGAGGTTGCTAAGCTTCGGCTTGCTCTtcgagaagaggaggagaacaacGCCCAGAGAGCCGAAGACGTATCTGCTCTGCAATCTGAGCTCCTTCAAGCCACACAGGCTCTTGAGGAGATTCACTACCCGGAAGACCAAATGAACGAGCTTAAGAAGGAGAAGcggcagctggaggaggaggctgcCAACCTGAGCAACAAGCTGCTGAGCTTAGCGGAGGAGTGTGAGGAAGCCCAACGGGGAGCCACGCGAGCAAAAGAGGGGGAGACCAGAGCCAGGGCGGAGATGGAGGCCGTCCAGGAGAAGAGACACGCCATTGAGAGAGAAATCAGAGAGCTTAAAGAGAGATATGATGAGTCTCTCAGCACCATCTGTGACCTCCAGAAGAGaattcagacatcagctcagcAGACTGAATCTAAAGACAAGAAG ATCACGGAGCTGCTGACAGATGTTGAGCGATTGAAGCAGGCCCTGAATGGTCTGTCACAGCTGGCCTACACAAGCAACGTGCCCAACAAGAGACAGACGCAGCACATGGACACACTCCAAGCCCAGATCAAGAGCCTACAGCAACAGCTGGCT GATGCTGAGAGGCAACACAGGGAGGTGGTTTCAATTTATCGAACTCATCTTCTGAGTGCGGCACAG GGTCATATGGACGAGGACGTCCAGGCCGCCTTACTGCAGATCATCCGCATGAGACAGGAGTTTGTCTGTTAA
- the uacab gene encoding uveal autoantigen with coiled-coil domains and ankyrin repeats protein isoform X1, whose protein sequence is MATFSVARCKDQLHSPKMSRWLKCTSMHFNTDWNKYDDRLMKAVERSEVDKVAAVLSKKGIIPTKLDVEGRSAFHLAATRGHLECLNLILGHSVDITGTDATGKNALHLACRNGHSLCVQKLLQHNCPVGNVDLQGRTALHDAVMAGCSSSVKLLCDSGASVNASDFDGRTPLVLATQMCHPRICQLLLERGADITTRDKQNKTALILGCEFGCKDAVEVLLKNGIDVKAVDGLGHDAFHYARLSKNQELAAVVKSYLDKVSRDKEAAKMEQWKRQHSVERSEAAEACRRDQIIHDLERQNETMQESLRKYHQEQRVLLDKVNMLQQQLTQEKITVEDTQKEREQLKVLLSAKEREEGARGLETVKVQLRSTLGDYSGQSVIKGKENSFIKQAHSLDSDQTPQKVAMMRSMSRPPERSPTAVAWDLSGELDTLRHELEAVKRRQQAADEETARLQSALNRKTRECHELVQSRDAIQKQADQQVQELEDALGDVQKRMLDSECKVKQLQAHVVAVKEHLGGQSTEELRSQLQDIKAKYEGASAEVGRVRNRLKQSEKALEEYKSSESQLAAEAERLNQDLGALTAERDELGETLLEMEDQLKEAQTKHGNTVPAEKFDNMKNLLTNAVDEKERQIAELREDYDRVLEEVAELHQKLDGPSSHGGSGAMSEEQQRILGALEEQNATLKRKLVDLTSKSQTLIQEVEETEEERDILREQLDEFNSRIGFDLIPVKDHDEARRNMVTALEDLEDKLVEASERYGKAEAQVQQLQAERTSLQENISSLKIAREEKQTETDDLRSQNADLMKKLEILQKKCDDRDKECVQLSTQSQTLKESLEGEYVPRQQHEQVKVEFSSTLESVKAEMLKLETKGRESGEELKNVKERNDMLKEEWEKVQLEMKTDYISIKDHKCVLDKLNAAVVEAENRAKEASGMHVSAQEENVRLTQELEAQKIELDTIQEAIQSKFIPLTAAEEKENSYSTQVKELTVKLLEIEEKYNKERSAGESIKQEKEKLKVEMESVQQRLDTAIVTSEKHKDVEGEFKGKFEELTKKLVDLELEYEELTRQKADLQEQNAHCNTQIQNLQERLKSELTRIATYDTELKALNDAMQQAQADCKKAREAQQEEAQRVCALQKELQERRGDQAALLLEHAKANDALEAEVAKLRLALREEEENNAQRAEDVSALQSELLQATQALEEIHYPEDQMNELKKEKRQLEEEAANLSNKLLSLAEECEEAQRGATRAKEGETRARAEMEAVQEKRHAIEREIRELKERYDESLSTICDLQKRIQTSAQQTESKDKKITELLTDVERLKQALNGLSQLAYTSNVPNKRQTQHMDTLQAQIKSLQQQLADAERQHREVVSIYRTHLLSAAQGHMDEDVQAALLQIIRMRQEFVC, encoded by the exons ATGGCAACCTTTTCAGTAGCACGGTGCAAGGACCAGCTGCACTCACCCAAGATGAGCCGCTGGCTGAAATGCACTTCCATGCACTTT AACACAGACTGGAACAAGTATGACGACCGGCTGATGAAGGCGGTGGAACGTAGCGAGGTGGACAAGGTTGCTGCTGTTCTTAGCAAGAAGGGCATCATCCCCACCAAGCTCGACGTAGAAGGACGTTCTGC CTTTCATTTGGCCGCAACACGAGGACACCTGGAATGTCTCAATCTCATCCTGGGACACAGTGTTGACATCACTGGGACTGACGCCACTG GTAAAAATGCTCTCCATCTGGCTTGCAGAAATGGACATTCGCTTTGTGTGCAGAAACTCTTGCAG CACAACTGTCCAGTTGGGAATGTGGACCTACAAGGAAGAACCGCTCTACATGATGCTG TCATGGCCGGCTGCTCCTCCAGCGTGAAACTTCTCTGTGACAGCGGAGCGTCTGTGAATGCCAGTGATTTT gaCGGGAGGACACCTCTGGTTCTTGCAACCCAGATGTGTCATCCACGCATCTgtcagctgctgctggagcGAGGGGCTGACATCACCACGAgggacaaacaaaacaa AACGGCGCTGATCCTGGGTTGTGAGTTTGGCTGTAAGGATGCGGTTGAGGTGTTGCTGAAGAACGGCATTGACGTGAAGGCAGTTGACGGTTTGGGCCACGATGCATTTCACTACGCTCGCCTCAGCAAGAACCAGGAGCTTGCTGCAGTAGTCAAAAGTTATCTCGATAAAGTCTCAAGAG ataAAGAAGCTGCAAAGATGGAACAGTGGAAGCGACAG CATTCAGTGGAGAGATCAGAGGCTGCTGAGGCTTGTAGAAGGGATCAGATCATACAT gATTTAGAGAGGCAGAACGAGACCATGCAGGAGAGTCTCAGAAAGTACCACCAGGAGCAGAGAGTCCTTTTAGATAAGGTCAATATGCTGCAACAACAGCTcacacag GAGAAGATTACTGTGGAAGACACTCAGAAAGAG AGGGAGCAGTTGAAAGTGTTACTCAGTgccaaagaaagagaggaaggggCTCGAGGCTTGGAGACTGTCAAAGTCCAGCTCCGGAGCACTTTG GGGGATTACTCCGGGCAGTCTGTTATCAAAG GTAAAGAGAACTCTTTCATCAAACAAGCTCACAGCCTGGATTCTGATCAG acacCTCAGAAAGTTGCAATGATGCGTTCCATGTCCCGACCTCCAGAGAGGAGTCCCACTGCTGTGGCCTGGGACCTCTCTGGTGAACTGGACACACTCCGACATGAGCTCGAGGCCGTTAAGAGAAGACAACAGGCAGCAGATGAAGAGACGGCACGGCTTCAATCTGCCTTGAACCGTAAAACCCGAGAATGCCATGAGCTGGTCCAGAGCCGAGACGCCATCCAGAAGCAGGCAGACCAGCAGGTGCAAGAGCTCGAGGACGCCTTGGGGGATGTCCAGAAGAGGATGCTGGATTCTGAGTGTAAAGTCAAGCAGCTCCAAGCCCATGTGGTCGCCGTTAAGGAACATTTGGGAGGCCAGTCGACTGAGGAACTGCGTTCCCAGCTGCAAGATATCAAAGCCAAGTATGAAGGTGCTTCAGCAGAAGTGGGCCGCGTTCGTAACCGCCTCAAACAGAGTGAGAAGGCCTTAGAAGAGTACAAGAGCAGCGAGAGCCAGCTAGCAGCCGAGGCAGAGAGGCTGAACCAAGACCTGGGAGCTCTGACTGCAGAAAGAGATGAACTAGGCGAAACCCTTTTAGAAATGGAAGACCAGCTGAAGGAGGCCCAGACTAAACATGGCAACACAGTTCCTGCTGAGAAGTTTGACAACATGAAAAACCTGCTGACCAACGCAGTCGATGAAAAAGAACGGCAGATTGCTGAGCTGAGGGAAGACTACGATCGCGTGCTGGAGGAGGTGGCTGAGCTCCATCAAAAGCTGGATGGTCCATCATCACACGGGGGATCAGGGGCGATGtctgaggagcagcagaggataCTGGGAGCTCTGGAAGAGCAAAATGCaacactgaaaagaaaactgGTGGATTTGACTTCAAAAAGTCAGACTCTGAttcaggaggtggaggagactgaagaggaaagagataTCTTACGAGAGCAGCTGGATGAGTTTAACAGCAGGATCGGGTTCGACCTTATACCCGTTAAAGATCACGATGAAGCTCGGAGGAACATGGTGACTGCGTTGGAGGACCTGGAGGACAAACTGGTGGAGGCCAGTGAACGCTACGGAAAAGCAGAGGCACAAGTACAGCAGCTTCAGGCGGAGAGGACCTCGCTGCAGGAGAATATCAGCAGCCTCAAAATTGCTCGTGAAGAGAAGCAGACCGAGACGGATGATCTGAGATCTCAAAATGCAGACCTGATGAAGAAACTTGAAATTTTGCAGAAGAAATGTGACGATAGAGATAAAGAATGTGTACAACTGAGCACACAGAGCCAGACTCTGAAAGAGAGCTTGGAGGGCGAGTATGTTCCCAGACAGCAGCATGAGCAGGTGAAGGTGGAGTTTAGCTCCACCTTAGAGAGTGTTAAAGCTGAGATGTTGAAGTTGGAGACCAAGGGAAGAGAAAGTGGTGAAGAACTGAAgaatgtgaaagaaagaaaCGATATGTTGAAAGAAGAGTGGGAAAAAGTCCAGTTGGAGATGAAAACAGACTATATAAGTATTAAGGACCACAAATGTGTCCTAGATAAGTTGAATGCTGCTGTGGTGGAGGCAGAGAATAGAGCAAAGGAAGCGTCTGGGATGCATGTGTCGGCTCAGGAGGAAAACGTCAGACTTACCCAAGAGTTGGAGGCTCAGAAAATAGAACTTGATACCATACAGGAAGCTATTCAGTCTAAGTTTATCCCACTGACAGCAGCCGAGGAGAAAGAAAACTCCTACAGCACCCAGGTGAAGGAGTTGACAGTAAAGCTGTTGGAAATAGAAGAGAAATATAACAAAGAAAGGTCTGCTGGAGAGAGCATCAAACAGGAGAAAGAGAAACTAAAAGTTGAGATGGAATCTGTTCAGCAGAGACTGGACACTGCGATAGTCACCAGTGAGAAGCACAAAGACGTGGAGGGAGAGTTCAAGGGTAAATTTGAAGAATTGACCAAGAAGTTGGTCGACTTAGAGCTGGAGTACGAGGAATTAACACGGCAGAAAGCTGATCTTCAGGAGCAGAATGCCCACTGCAACACACAGATCCAGAACCTCCAGGAGCGTCTGAAATCAGAGTTGACCCGGATTGCAACATATGACACGGAGCTTAAAGCCCTCAACGATGCCATGCAGCAAGCCCAGGCTGACTGCAAGAAAGCGAGAGAGGCTCAGCAGGAGGAGGCTCAAAGGGTTTGTGCCTTACAAAAAGAGCTGCAAGAACGCCGCGGGGATCAGGCTGCTCTGCTGCTCGAACACGCAAAAGCCAATGACGCCCTGGAGGCTGAGGTTGCTAAGCTTCGGCTTGCTCTtcgagaagaggaggagaacaacGCCCAGAGAGCCGAAGACGTATCTGCTCTGCAATCTGAGCTCCTTCAAGCCACACAGGCTCTTGAGGAGATTCACTACCCGGAAGACCAAATGAACGAGCTTAAGAAGGAGAAGcggcagctggaggaggaggctgcCAACCTGAGCAACAAGCTGCTGAGCTTAGCGGAGGAGTGTGAGGAAGCCCAACGGGGAGCCACGCGAGCAAAAGAGGGGGAGACCAGAGCCAGGGCGGAGATGGAGGCCGTCCAGGAGAAGAGACACGCCATTGAGAGAGAAATCAGAGAGCTTAAAGAGAGATATGATGAGTCTCTCAGCACCATCTGTGACCTCCAGAAGAGaattcagacatcagctcagcAGACTGAATCTAAAGACAAGAAG ATCACGGAGCTGCTGACAGATGTTGAGCGATTGAAGCAGGCCCTGAATGGTCTGTCACAGCTGGCCTACACAAGCAACGTGCCCAACAAGAGACAGACGCAGCACATGGACACACTCCAAGCCCAGATCAAGAGCCTACAGCAACAGCTGGCT GATGCTGAGAGGCAACACAGGGAGGTGGTTTCAATTTATCGAACTCATCTTCTGAGTGCGGCACAG GGTCATATGGACGAGGACGTCCAGGCCGCCTTACTGCAGATCATCCGCATGAGACAGGAGTTTGTCTGTTAA